In the Malaclemys terrapin pileata isolate rMalTer1 chromosome 12, rMalTer1.hap1, whole genome shotgun sequence genome, one interval contains:
- the CASS4 gene encoding cas scaffolding protein family member 4, which translates to MKVNNTLAKALYDNKAECSDELAFRKGDILTVLEQNVLESEGWWKCSLHGRQGLAPANRLQLLASSQADMLSLSSEHDSQELPICQQNIYQVPSAPKSSTLSPTYERMDSWIKPLPSSVSSPPTQEIYQVPALAAQLFSEKTQSLTNQHRFTLPTASQTSIAYTKNEAYDVPSPQHRVALFTQRCATPPTARKGSIPIPSKEYIQEERQQLYDIPSSSEKAEIYVQQDPPGSSVYDVPPTTARDHDISLQNLSQIKCLGHYTTLPNPRKSEWIYDIPVSPEKMGLKKDPSNRSLEKQVLYDIPPARYGSSLQNVPSTNSKSKSVNPQMYDVPPTQRKLTFPDIPRYNVPSSCDMQLLQQNGNYHVPPSFLTPRVEQNSEPNVYDTPKVLPTALQHRKGTENNSSFGNHTYNIPPQLSKDSKLEQDRLSVSSVDSRTSTLSTLSSTSAESSSMSSSEEPAKEIELELDLAIEALTKLQHSVSSSVASLMIFVSSKWRFREHLETNLEEIHRAIDHIKVSLGEFLDFAQAIKVNASCVTDNNLQTRIKTQLKILTDSFQILVETREALNNCKWSLEVLVIKKPQNNPDDLDRFVMVARTIPDDIKRFVSIIIANGKLLFKKNCKEEETKTPKIGTDYKMAKPIPIPRRRELDSLQRNTLDKPNKNKVSSEKSRENVTEDCDYVQLQKSPGLEQAQKTLSAKEVAKKNADLKTKVFPPSKKHNIQNNLDLAKKITLSETCRLYFGALHKAIRVFTSSLSNNQPPEVFIAQSKLIIMVGQKLVDSLCQETQEKDIRNDILCSSSQFCSLLKNLAVATKNAAVQYPNTGAVQELQNQADELSKYTQQFRAMME; encoded by the exons AATACCTTGGCAAAAGCATTATATGACAACAAGGCTGAGTGTTCAGATGAGCTAGCCTTCCGCAAAGGAGACATCCTAACGGTTCTTGAACAGAATGTCTTAGAGAGTGAAGGATGGTGGAAATGTTCCCTCCATGGAAGACAAGGCCTAGCTCCTGCTAATCGCCTCCAACTCCTTGCTAGTTCCCAGGCAGACATGTTGTCTCTCTCCTCTGAACATGATTCCCAGGAATTGCCCATCTGTCAACAAAATATCTACCAGGTCCCATCAGCTCCCAAGTCTTCCACATTGTCACCTACGTATGAACGGATGGACAGTTGGATTAAGCCACTTCCTTCTTCTGTTTCTTCTCCACCTACTCAAGAAATATATCAGGTGCCAGCTTTAGCTGCACAATTATTCAGTGAAAAGACCCAAAGCCTAACCAATCAG CACCGGTTTACTCTTCCCACAGCATCTCAGACCTCCATAGCATATACAAAAAATGAGGCTTATGATGTTCCATCACCACAACACCGGGTGGCCTTATTCACTCAG AGGTGTGCCACTCCACCCACAGCCAGAAAGGGCTCTATACCGATCCCCTCCAAAGAATATATCCAGGAAGAACGGCAACAGCTTTATGACATCCCATCCAGCTCGGAAAAGGCAGAAATCTATGTCCAGCAAGACCCTCCAGGGAGCAGT GTGTATGATGTCCCCCCCACAACTGCAAGAGACCATGACATTTCACTACAAAATTTATCTCAAATAAAATGTTTGGGTCATTATACTACCTTGCCAAATCCTCGGAAGTCAGAATGGATTTATGATATTCCGGTATCACCTGAaaaaatgggtttaaaaaaagatcCTTCCAATCGTTCCCTGGAAAAGCAGGTGCTGTATGACATACCGCCAGCCAGATATGGTTCTAGTTTGCAAAATGTTCCATCAACAAATAGCAAAAGCAAATCAGTGAATCCACAAATGTATGATGTCCCACCAACACAGAGAAAATTAACCTTTCCTGATATCCCTCGTTATAACGTACCATCCTCATGTGACATGCAACTTTTGCAGCAAAACGGTAACTATCATGTTCCACCAAGCTTTCTGACGCCAAGGGTTGAACAGAACTCTGAACCAAATGTTTATGATACTCCAAAAGTGCTGCCTACTGCTTTACAGCACAGGAAAGGGACTGAAAACAACAGTAGTTTTGGAAACCATACTTACAACATTCCTCCACAGCTGTCAAAAGATTCCAAATTAGAACAAGACAGGTTATCAGTTTCCAGTGTGGACAGTAGAACCAGTACCCTATCTACATTATCCAGCACTTCTGCTGAGTCCTCTTCTATGTCATCATCAGAAGAACCTGCAAAAGAAATTGAATTGGAGCTTGACTTAGCCATAGAAGCATTGACCAAGCTGCAGCACAGTGTATCCAGTTCAGTTGCAAGTCTGATGATTTTTGTAAGCAGTAAGTGGAGATTCCGGGAACACCTGGAGACAAACCTTGAGGAAATCCATAGAGCAATTGATCACATAAAAGTATCTTTGGGAGAATTCTTGGACTTTGCTCAAGCCATCAAGGTGAATGCCTCTTGCGTCACTGACAATAACCTTCAAACCAGAATTAAAACACAACTGAAAATTCTTACAGACTCATTCCAGATCTTGGTAGAAACAAGGGAAGCACTGAATAACTGCAAGTGGTCACTGGAAGTTCTGGTCATTAAGAAACCTCAGAATAACCCAGATGATCTTGATCGGTTTGTTATGGTAGCCCGCACAATTCCAGATGATATCAAGAGATTTGTATCTATCATCATAGCTAATGGAAAGCTTCTCTTCAAAAAGAATTGCAAGGAAGAAGAGACCAAGACACCAAAAATTGGTACAGATTATAAAATGGCAAAGCCGATCCCAATACCCAGAAGAAGAGAACTTGATTCACTCCAAAGAAATACTTTGgataaaccaaacaaaaacaaagtctCTTCTGAGAAATCAAGAGAAAATGTCACTGAAGACTGTGATTATGTTCAGTTACAG aagTCTCCTGGGTTGGAACAGGCACAAAAAACCCTTTCAGCAAAAGAGGTGGCAAAGAAGAatgcagatttaaaaacaaag GTTTTCCCACCTTCAAAAAAGCATAATATTCAGAACAACCTGGACTTGGCAAAGAAAATCACTCTCTCAGAAACCTGTAGACTGTATTTTGGTGCCCTTCACAAGGCCATTCGGGTATTTACCAGTAGTCTTAGCAATAATCAACCACCTGAAGTCTTCATAGCACAGAGCAAACTGATCATTATGGTGGGACAAAAGTTGGTAGATTCTCTCTGTCAGGAAACTCAAGAAAAGGATATTCGGAATGACatcctctgcagcagcagccagtttTGTAGCCTGCTGAAGAATTTGGCGGTTGCCACCAAAAATGCTGCAGTGCAGTATCCAAATACAGGTGCCGTGCAGGAACTTCAAAATCAAGCTGATGAGCTGTCTAAATACACTCAGCAGTTTAGAGCAATGATGGAATGA